A genomic stretch from Arachis stenosperma cultivar V10309 chromosome 3, arast.V10309.gnm1.PFL2, whole genome shotgun sequence includes:
- the LOC130970025 gene encoding dolichyl-diphosphooligosaccharide--protein glycosyltransferase subunit 2-like isoform X1, which produces MAFVRAPSPFVLVLVLALSISAAITATTTVPQPISDHHRSAALNLFAPSHGSFPSLQDAYEALRVFEILGIEEKHRVSTDTCKVVLENLSSLSSSLKDLFYALKVNGILKCKVNGEVFEGIASRLKASISDASPLPDLYYSIGSLVLIKDQDSNVDVLLADAMGTFQSIKAQSQSDGKWRYSSDKTESSAYAAGLAFEALAGVISLASSEIDQSKVNTVKHDILKLFDSIEKNDDGSFYFDGETVGRHEHQDSLSTTSSVVRGVTAFAAAVSGEINQLPGDKTLGLAKFLLGIGVPGDAKDFFNQVESLAFLESKRVTIPLILSLPETVYSLTTKGQLKVRVSTALGSAAPPLVVKLVRAFSSGAKDSSIIESKELQYDKRSGLHVLDGFTNNVDVGTYVFVFEIVLHDSHSKQVYATGGQIHIPIYVTGIIAVSNAEIGVLGDLGSVQTKKALDLAGNDVVSFSANHLQKLRFSFQLATPHGHVFKPHQAILKFRHEIKVEHVFVIGNVGKKFEITLDFLGLVEKLFYLSGKYDIELTVGDAAMENSFIRLLGHVKLDLPEAPEKAAQPPAPPVDPYSRYGPKTEITHLFRTPEKRPPQNVSITFLGLILLPFLGFLIGLLRLGVNLKNFPSSTVPAAFAMLFQLSIAAVLLLYVLFWLKLDLFTTLKTLGFLGAFLMFSGHRILSYLASTSTKLKSA; this is translated from the exons ATGGCCTTCGTTCGCGCACCGTCACCGTTTGTTCTCGTCCTCGTTCTAGCTCTCTCGATCTCCGCCGCCATTACCGCAACCACCACTGTTCCCCAACCGATCTCCGATCATCACCGATCCGCCGCATTGAACCTCTTCGCCCCTTCTCACGGATCGTTTCCCAG TTTGCAGGATGCGTATGAGGCTCTCAGGGTTTTTGAGATTCTAGGGATTGAAGAGAAGCACCGTGTGAGCACGGACACATGTAAGGTGGTGTTGGAAAATCTGAGTTCGTTGTCATCGTCTCTTAAGGATTTGTTCTATGCTTTGAAAGTTAATGGCATATTGAAATGCAAGGTTAATGGGGAGGTTTTCGAG GGTATTGCTTCAAGACTCAAGGCTTCTATCAGCGATGCAAGTCCTTTGCCTGACCTATACTACTCAATAGGAAGTTTGGTTCTCATCAAG GATCAGGATTCAAATGTTGATGTTCTTCTTGCTGATGCCATGGGAACTTTTCAGTCAATCAAG GCTCAAAGCCAAAGTGATGGAAAATGGCGCTACAGTTCTGACAAAACAGAATCCAGTGCCTATGCTGCTG GATTAGCATTTGAAGCCCTTGCTGGAGTGATTTCACTAGCATCATCTGAAATTGATCAGTCTAAG GTCAATACTGTAAAACATGATATACTGAAGCTTTTTGACAGCATTGAGAAAAATG ATGATGGAAGCTTCTATTTTGATGGGGAAACTGTTGGTAGGCATGAGCATCAGGATTCCCTTTCCACGACCTCTTCAGTTGTTCGAGGGGTTACTGCATTTGCTGCTGCAGTTTCTGGAGAAATAAAT CAGCTTCCAGGGGATAAAACATTGGGTTTAGCAAAGTTTCTCTTGGGCATTGGAGTCCCAGGAGACGCTAAGGACTTCTTCAATCAAGTTGAATCGTTAGCTTTTCTGGAGAGCAAAAG GGTTACCATCCCATTGATATTGTCACTTCCTGAAACGGTCTATTCATTAACCACGAAAGGCCAACTTAAG GTTCGTGTGAGTACAGCACTTGGTTCAGCCGCACCACCTCTAGTAGTTAAGCTTGTCCGAGCTTTCAGTTCTGGTGCAAAAGATTCAAGTATTATTGAGAGCAAG GAACTCCAGTATGACAAAAGAAGTGGACTTCATGTCTTGGATGGTTTCACAAATAATGTGGATGTGGGAACATATGTGTTTGTTTTTGAG ATTGTGCTTCATGACTCTCACAGTAAACAAGTTTATGCTACCGGCGGCCAAATTCACATTCCTATATATGTTACTGGAATTATTGCAGTGAGCAATGCAGAAATTGGAGTTCTGGGTGACCTTGGAAGTGTCCAGACAAAAAAAGC GCTAGATCTTGCCGGAAATGATGTTGTTTCATTTTCAGCTAACCACCTGCAGAAGTTGCGGTTTTCTTTCCAATTGGCAACTCCTCACGGTCATGTTTTTAAGCCACATCAG gCAATTTTGAAGTTTAGGCATGAGATAAAGGTAGAACACGTCTTTGTGATTGGAAATGTTGGCAAGAAGTTTGAGATCACTCTG GATTTTCTTGGTCTGGTGGAGAAACTGTTCTATCTCTCAGGCAAATATGATATTGAGCTGACTGTTGGTGATGCTGCCATG GAAAACTCTTTCATACGGTTGCTTGGCCATGTCAAATTAGATCTTCCGGAAGCACCTGAGAAGGCAGCCCAACCTCCTGCACCCCCAGTTGACCCGTACTCAAGATATGGGCCCAAAACAGAGATAACTCACTTATTCAGGACCCCTGAAAAGCGACCACCTCAGAATGTCTCTATTACTTTCTTGGGTTTGATCCTTTTGCCATTCCTTGGCTTTTTAATTGGG TTATTACGTTTGGGGGTGAACCTGAAGAATTTCCCCAGTTCAACAGTACCTGCTGCATTTGCCATGCTGTTCCAACTCAGTATTGCCGCAGTGCTGTTGCTTTATGTACTTTTCTGGTTGAAG CTGGACCTGTTCACTACTCTCAAAACACTTGGCTTTTTGGGAGCTTTCTTGATGTTTTCTGGGCACCGAATTCTCTCCTATCTTGCTTCGACATCAACCAAGTTGAAATCTGCATAA
- the LOC130970025 gene encoding dolichyl-diphosphooligosaccharide--protein glycosyltransferase subunit 2-like isoform X2: MAFVRAPSPFVLVLVLALSISAAITATTTVPQPISDHHRSAALNLFAPSHGSFPSLQDAYEALRVFEILGIEEKHRVSTDTCKVVLENLSSLSSSLKDLFYALKVNGILKCKVNGEVFEGIASRLKASISDASPLPDLYYSIGSLVLIKDQDSNVDVLLADAMGTFQSIKAQSQSDGKWRYSSDKTESSAYAAGLAFEALAGVISLASSEIDQSKVNTVKHDILKLFDSIEKNDDGSFYFDGETVGRHEHQDSLSTTSSVVRGVTAFAAAVSGEINLPGDKTLGLAKFLLGIGVPGDAKDFFNQVESLAFLESKRVTIPLILSLPETVYSLTTKGQLKVRVSTALGSAAPPLVVKLVRAFSSGAKDSSIIESKELQYDKRSGLHVLDGFTNNVDVGTYVFVFEIVLHDSHSKQVYATGGQIHIPIYVTGIIAVSNAEIGVLGDLGSVQTKKALDLAGNDVVSFSANHLQKLRFSFQLATPHGHVFKPHQAILKFRHEIKVEHVFVIGNVGKKFEITLDFLGLVEKLFYLSGKYDIELTVGDAAMENSFIRLLGHVKLDLPEAPEKAAQPPAPPVDPYSRYGPKTEITHLFRTPEKRPPQNVSITFLGLILLPFLGFLIGLLRLGVNLKNFPSSTVPAAFAMLFQLSIAAVLLLYVLFWLKLDLFTTLKTLGFLGAFLMFSGHRILSYLASTSTKLKSA, from the exons ATGGCCTTCGTTCGCGCACCGTCACCGTTTGTTCTCGTCCTCGTTCTAGCTCTCTCGATCTCCGCCGCCATTACCGCAACCACCACTGTTCCCCAACCGATCTCCGATCATCACCGATCCGCCGCATTGAACCTCTTCGCCCCTTCTCACGGATCGTTTCCCAG TTTGCAGGATGCGTATGAGGCTCTCAGGGTTTTTGAGATTCTAGGGATTGAAGAGAAGCACCGTGTGAGCACGGACACATGTAAGGTGGTGTTGGAAAATCTGAGTTCGTTGTCATCGTCTCTTAAGGATTTGTTCTATGCTTTGAAAGTTAATGGCATATTGAAATGCAAGGTTAATGGGGAGGTTTTCGAG GGTATTGCTTCAAGACTCAAGGCTTCTATCAGCGATGCAAGTCCTTTGCCTGACCTATACTACTCAATAGGAAGTTTGGTTCTCATCAAG GATCAGGATTCAAATGTTGATGTTCTTCTTGCTGATGCCATGGGAACTTTTCAGTCAATCAAG GCTCAAAGCCAAAGTGATGGAAAATGGCGCTACAGTTCTGACAAAACAGAATCCAGTGCCTATGCTGCTG GATTAGCATTTGAAGCCCTTGCTGGAGTGATTTCACTAGCATCATCTGAAATTGATCAGTCTAAG GTCAATACTGTAAAACATGATATACTGAAGCTTTTTGACAGCATTGAGAAAAATG ATGATGGAAGCTTCTATTTTGATGGGGAAACTGTTGGTAGGCATGAGCATCAGGATTCCCTTTCCACGACCTCTTCAGTTGTTCGAGGGGTTACTGCATTTGCTGCTGCAGTTTCTGGAGAAATAAAT CTTCCAGGGGATAAAACATTGGGTTTAGCAAAGTTTCTCTTGGGCATTGGAGTCCCAGGAGACGCTAAGGACTTCTTCAATCAAGTTGAATCGTTAGCTTTTCTGGAGAGCAAAAG GGTTACCATCCCATTGATATTGTCACTTCCTGAAACGGTCTATTCATTAACCACGAAAGGCCAACTTAAG GTTCGTGTGAGTACAGCACTTGGTTCAGCCGCACCACCTCTAGTAGTTAAGCTTGTCCGAGCTTTCAGTTCTGGTGCAAAAGATTCAAGTATTATTGAGAGCAAG GAACTCCAGTATGACAAAAGAAGTGGACTTCATGTCTTGGATGGTTTCACAAATAATGTGGATGTGGGAACATATGTGTTTGTTTTTGAG ATTGTGCTTCATGACTCTCACAGTAAACAAGTTTATGCTACCGGCGGCCAAATTCACATTCCTATATATGTTACTGGAATTATTGCAGTGAGCAATGCAGAAATTGGAGTTCTGGGTGACCTTGGAAGTGTCCAGACAAAAAAAGC GCTAGATCTTGCCGGAAATGATGTTGTTTCATTTTCAGCTAACCACCTGCAGAAGTTGCGGTTTTCTTTCCAATTGGCAACTCCTCACGGTCATGTTTTTAAGCCACATCAG gCAATTTTGAAGTTTAGGCATGAGATAAAGGTAGAACACGTCTTTGTGATTGGAAATGTTGGCAAGAAGTTTGAGATCACTCTG GATTTTCTTGGTCTGGTGGAGAAACTGTTCTATCTCTCAGGCAAATATGATATTGAGCTGACTGTTGGTGATGCTGCCATG GAAAACTCTTTCATACGGTTGCTTGGCCATGTCAAATTAGATCTTCCGGAAGCACCTGAGAAGGCAGCCCAACCTCCTGCACCCCCAGTTGACCCGTACTCAAGATATGGGCCCAAAACAGAGATAACTCACTTATTCAGGACCCCTGAAAAGCGACCACCTCAGAATGTCTCTATTACTTTCTTGGGTTTGATCCTTTTGCCATTCCTTGGCTTTTTAATTGGG TTATTACGTTTGGGGGTGAACCTGAAGAATTTCCCCAGTTCAACAGTACCTGCTGCATTTGCCATGCTGTTCCAACTCAGTATTGCCGCAGTGCTGTTGCTTTATGTACTTTTCTGGTTGAAG CTGGACCTGTTCACTACTCTCAAAACACTTGGCTTTTTGGGAGCTTTCTTGATGTTTTCTGGGCACCGAATTCTCTCCTATCTTGCTTCGACATCAACCAAGTTGAAATCTGCATAA
- the LOC130970077 gene encoding probable methyltransferase PMT3 isoform X2, whose product MARGRADGSPRKRLVTIMLVFVTIGGLIYLYSQNSSESSAVNKSLKQFSWKGDGVNDESSSGTSVVPKTIPVCDDRLSELIPCLDRNLIYQTRLKLDLNLMEHYERHCPMPERRYNCLIPPPPGYKIPIKWPKSRDQVWKANIPHTHLATEKSDQNWMVVKGEKIVFPGGGTHFHYGADKYIASIANMLNFPDNNINNRGRLRNVFDVGCGVASFGGYLLSSDVIAMSLAPNDVHENQIQFALERGIPAYLGVLGTKRLPYPSRSFELAHCSRCRIDWLQRDGILLLELDRLLRPGGYFAYSSPEAYAQDEEDKRIWKEMSALVERMCWKIAAKKNQTVIWVKPLTNDCYLRREPDTWPPLCKSNDDPDAVWGVNMEACITRYSDQMHKARGSGLAPWPARLTTPPPRLADFNYSADFFNKDMEVWQQRVNDYWTVLGNKIKPDTIRNVMDMKANLGSFAAALKDKDVWIMNVVPENGPNTLKIIYDRGLLGTVHNWCEAFSTYPRTYDLLHASTIFSDIIEKECSPEDLLIEMDRILRPKGFVIVHDKRSVVLAIKKFLPALHWEKVAISGEDDDAILIIQKKIWLTSESIRVSE is encoded by the exons ATGGCGAGAGGGCGAGCAGATGGGAGCCCGAGAAAACGGTTGGTCACGATTATGTTGGTTTTCGTGACTATTGGTGGTTTGATTTACTTGTATTCTCAGAATAGCAGCGAGTCTTCGGCTGTTAACAAATCTTTGAAACAATTTAGCTGGAAGGGGGATGGAGTTAATGATGAATCTTCATCCGGAACCAGTGTTGTACCAAAGACCATTCCA GTCTGCGATGATCGTCTATCGGAACTCATTCCATGCCTAGACAGAAATCTCATATACCAAACAAGATTGAAGCTTGATTTGAATTTGATGGAGCATTATGAACGACATTGCCCAATGCCCGAGAGGCGTTATAATTGTTTGATTCCCCCTCCTCCAGGGTACAAG ATTCCAATCAAGTGGCCAAAAAGTAGAGATCAGGTATGGAAGGCAAATATACCTCATACCCATCTTGCAACTGAAAAATCTGACCAGAACTGGATGGTTGTAAAAGGCGAAAAGATTGTTTTTCCTGGTGGAGGAACTCACTTTCATTACGGTGCCGATAAATATATTGCATCAATTGCCAAT ATGCTCAACTTCCCAGATAATAATATAAACAATAGAGGAAGGCTCCGCAACGTTTTTGATGTTGGCTGCGGTGTTGCAAGCTTCGGAGGATACCTACTTTCTTCTGATGTAATTGCAATGTCATTAGCACCAAACGATGTTCATGAAAATCAAATCCAGTTTGCTTTAGAGAGAGGAATTCCGGCATATCTTGGTGTTTTAGGAACTAAAAGACTACCGTACCCTAGTAGATCATTTGAACTTGCTCATTGTTCTCGTTGTAGAATTGATTGGCTTCAAAGGGATGGTATTCTTCTTCTTGAGCTGGATAGACTGCTTCGGCCAGGAGGCTACTTCGCCTACTCATCTCCTGAAGCTTATGCTCAAGATGAAGAGGATAAGAGAATTTGGAAAGAAATGAGTGCTCTTGTGGAGCGGATGTGTTGGAAAATAGCTGCTAAGAAGAACCAAACTGTTATATGGGTGAAGCCACTTACAAACGATTGCTACCTAAGAAGAGAGCCCGATACTTGGCCACCGCTTTGCAAATCCAATGATGATCCTGATGCTGTTTGGGGAGTTAATATGGAAGCTTGCATCACACGTTACTCTGATC AAATGCACAAAGCAAGAGGAAGCGGTTTGGCTCCTTGGCCGGCACGATTGACGACCCCTCCTCCTCGTCTTGCCGACTTCAATTATTCTGCCGATTTTTTTAACAAGGACATG GAAGTTTGGCAACAACGAGTCAATGATTATTGGACCGTGCTTGGCAATAAAATTAAGCCTGACACGATCCGGAATGTGATGGACATGAAGGCAAATTTAGGTTCATTTGCTGCTGCTTTGAAGGACAAAGATGTTTGGATTATGAATGTGGTGCCAGAAAATGGGCCAAACACACTGAAGATAATATACGACAGAGGACTGTTGGGAACGGTTCACAACTG GTGCGAAGCATTTTCGACCTACCCTCGGACATATGACCTACTCCATGCGTCAACTATATTTTCTGATATCATTGAGAAGGAATGCAGTCCTGAAGATTTACTAATTGAGATGGATAGAATCCTCCGGCCGAAGGGTTTCGTCATCGTCCACGATAAGCGGTCAGTGGTGCTGGCAATAAAGAAATTCTTGCCGGCGTTGCACTGGGAGAAAGTGGCCATATCTGGTGAGGATGACGATGCGATATTGATCATTCAAAAGAAGATTTGGTTGACAAGTGAGAGCATCAGGGTTTCAGAATAG
- the LOC130970077 gene encoding probable methyltransferase PMT3 isoform X1: protein MARMARGRADGSPRKRLVTIMLVFVTIGGLIYLYSQNSSESSAVNKSLKQFSWKGDGVNDESSSGTSVVPKTIPVCDDRLSELIPCLDRNLIYQTRLKLDLNLMEHYERHCPMPERRYNCLIPPPPGYKIPIKWPKSRDQVWKANIPHTHLATEKSDQNWMVVKGEKIVFPGGGTHFHYGADKYIASIANMLNFPDNNINNRGRLRNVFDVGCGVASFGGYLLSSDVIAMSLAPNDVHENQIQFALERGIPAYLGVLGTKRLPYPSRSFELAHCSRCRIDWLQRDGILLLELDRLLRPGGYFAYSSPEAYAQDEEDKRIWKEMSALVERMCWKIAAKKNQTVIWVKPLTNDCYLRREPDTWPPLCKSNDDPDAVWGVNMEACITRYSDQMHKARGSGLAPWPARLTTPPPRLADFNYSADFFNKDMEVWQQRVNDYWTVLGNKIKPDTIRNVMDMKANLGSFAAALKDKDVWIMNVVPENGPNTLKIIYDRGLLGTVHNWCEAFSTYPRTYDLLHASTIFSDIIEKECSPEDLLIEMDRILRPKGFVIVHDKRSVVLAIKKFLPALHWEKVAISGEDDDAILIIQKKIWLTSESIRVSE from the exons A TGGCCAGAATGGCGAGAGGGCGAGCAGATGGGAGCCCGAGAAAACGGTTGGTCACGATTATGTTGGTTTTCGTGACTATTGGTGGTTTGATTTACTTGTATTCTCAGAATAGCAGCGAGTCTTCGGCTGTTAACAAATCTTTGAAACAATTTAGCTGGAAGGGGGATGGAGTTAATGATGAATCTTCATCCGGAACCAGTGTTGTACCAAAGACCATTCCA GTCTGCGATGATCGTCTATCGGAACTCATTCCATGCCTAGACAGAAATCTCATATACCAAACAAGATTGAAGCTTGATTTGAATTTGATGGAGCATTATGAACGACATTGCCCAATGCCCGAGAGGCGTTATAATTGTTTGATTCCCCCTCCTCCAGGGTACAAG ATTCCAATCAAGTGGCCAAAAAGTAGAGATCAGGTATGGAAGGCAAATATACCTCATACCCATCTTGCAACTGAAAAATCTGACCAGAACTGGATGGTTGTAAAAGGCGAAAAGATTGTTTTTCCTGGTGGAGGAACTCACTTTCATTACGGTGCCGATAAATATATTGCATCAATTGCCAAT ATGCTCAACTTCCCAGATAATAATATAAACAATAGAGGAAGGCTCCGCAACGTTTTTGATGTTGGCTGCGGTGTTGCAAGCTTCGGAGGATACCTACTTTCTTCTGATGTAATTGCAATGTCATTAGCACCAAACGATGTTCATGAAAATCAAATCCAGTTTGCTTTAGAGAGAGGAATTCCGGCATATCTTGGTGTTTTAGGAACTAAAAGACTACCGTACCCTAGTAGATCATTTGAACTTGCTCATTGTTCTCGTTGTAGAATTGATTGGCTTCAAAGGGATGGTATTCTTCTTCTTGAGCTGGATAGACTGCTTCGGCCAGGAGGCTACTTCGCCTACTCATCTCCTGAAGCTTATGCTCAAGATGAAGAGGATAAGAGAATTTGGAAAGAAATGAGTGCTCTTGTGGAGCGGATGTGTTGGAAAATAGCTGCTAAGAAGAACCAAACTGTTATATGGGTGAAGCCACTTACAAACGATTGCTACCTAAGAAGAGAGCCCGATACTTGGCCACCGCTTTGCAAATCCAATGATGATCCTGATGCTGTTTGGGGAGTTAATATGGAAGCTTGCATCACACGTTACTCTGATC AAATGCACAAAGCAAGAGGAAGCGGTTTGGCTCCTTGGCCGGCACGATTGACGACCCCTCCTCCTCGTCTTGCCGACTTCAATTATTCTGCCGATTTTTTTAACAAGGACATG GAAGTTTGGCAACAACGAGTCAATGATTATTGGACCGTGCTTGGCAATAAAATTAAGCCTGACACGATCCGGAATGTGATGGACATGAAGGCAAATTTAGGTTCATTTGCTGCTGCTTTGAAGGACAAAGATGTTTGGATTATGAATGTGGTGCCAGAAAATGGGCCAAACACACTGAAGATAATATACGACAGAGGACTGTTGGGAACGGTTCACAACTG GTGCGAAGCATTTTCGACCTACCCTCGGACATATGACCTACTCCATGCGTCAACTATATTTTCTGATATCATTGAGAAGGAATGCAGTCCTGAAGATTTACTAATTGAGATGGATAGAATCCTCCGGCCGAAGGGTTTCGTCATCGTCCACGATAAGCGGTCAGTGGTGCTGGCAATAAAGAAATTCTTGCCGGCGTTGCACTGGGAGAAAGTGGCCATATCTGGTGAGGATGACGATGCGATATTGATCATTCAAAAGAAGATTTGGTTGACAAGTGAGAGCATCAGGGTTTCAGAATAG